TAGACGTCCGCAGACGGTTAGGGGTGGCTAGCACCGTCGAACCCGCAAAAAGACCCTGACCGACAAGTCAGTTATTTACGCCGACAGTTCGACGCGGCCCTTGCCGCGACGGGCAGCCAGGATGGCGCGGCCGGCACGGGTGCGCATACGAAGGCGGAAGCCGTGCTTCTTGGCCCGACGGCGGTTATTCGGCTGAAAAGTCCGCTTGCTCACGTTAGTTACTCCAGTGGATCAAAGGTGCGCCCACCCGATCAAAAAAGGGGAAGAACTGGCCGACGCTAAGTTTTGTATGTGCCTGCCGCCGTTGCCTCCCGCACGGTGAACGTACGGAGTTACAACTGATCTCAAAA
This genomic interval from Paenarthrobacter aurescens TC1 contains the following:
- the rpmH gene encoding ribosomal protein L34 (identified by match to protein family HMM PF00468; match to protein family HMM TIGR01030), whose product is MSKRTFQPNNRRRAKKHGFRLRMRTRAGRAILAARRGKGRVELSA